The Lachnospiraceae bacterium genome window below encodes:
- a CDS encoding DUF1016 domain-containing protein yields the protein MYQNIVNDILRHPDVKPTIGLLLVKGKNKTVVEYSLSGYQNPIGVAEWQNQLTQSLPKELQSSLPSIEEIERELE from the coding sequence ATGTATCAGAATATAGTAAATGATATTTTGCGCCATCCTGATGTTAAACCAACAATTGGACTTTTATTGGTTAAGGGTAAGAATAAAACTGTAGTAGAATACTCTTTGTCTGGTTATCAGAACCCGATTGGCGTAGCAGAGTGGCAAAATCAGCTTACGCAATCTTTGCCAAAGGAGCTGCAGAGTAGTTTGCCTTCTATTGAGGAAATAGAAAGAGAATTGGAATAA